GTTGAGCCAGCCAAGCAAAGGAATGAAGCCGATCAACGTCAGGAGCAGGACGAGGAGGCCGATGAGGATCGAGAAAATGTTCAGCATGAGGCGAACATGACGATCGCACACCGCCTGCGCAAGAGGTGATCTCGCGACGAGCGACTTCATCGCCAACGCTATCTTAACCCATTTCTGCGCAATGATTTAAGCCTGTGCGGGAGCGTTTTATGGTTCGCAGTCGGTTTGGTTTAGCGATGGTTCTGGTCCTGCCCGTGGCGCTTGCCGCGTGCGGGCCGCGCGAGGGCGAGCGCAATCTCGATTCGCTCGACCAGGAGCTGATCGACGGCAATTCGGCGGGAAACACGCGCGACCCGGCCTTGATGAGCGCATTGCAGGACCAGATCATGGTCGATCCGACGCTCGCCTCGCAGGCCAATAACGACGCCGTCCGTCCCCCTGCCCAGCCCTATTCGGGTGCGGTGCCCGCCGACGGAATCGCTGGCGGGGCCCGTGCCGGCGCGGGCGCCGGAACAAGCGAAGCGGTGAAATCCACCCCCGCGCCGAAAGCCGGCGGCTGCGCGCAGTGCGACGCGGCGCGCGAATCGCTGACGCTCGGCGCGCTCGCCGCGCGGCAAAAGGATCCGCGGACCGCCGATTGTGCCAGCAAGATGCGCTATTCGACACGCTGGGTGCAGCGTTTGCCCGCCGACCTGCCGCTTTATCCCGATGCGCGGGTCAGCGAAGCGGCCGGTGCCGAGGGCGGGGGCTGCGCATTGCGCGCGGTCAGCTTCGCCACATCGGCCTCGCTGCAGAGCGTGCTCGACTGGTATTATACGCGCACCACCAATGCCGGTTATTCGGCCGAGCATGAGGCGGACGGCGCCGAACACGTCCTTGGCGGTACGCGCGACCGCGACGATGGCGCGTTCGCCTTGTTCCTGACCAAGCGTGGCGATGGTGGCACCGACGTGGATCTTGTGGCGAATAACGGGCGCTGAACGGGCTGACGGTTCGCAAACCAAACAAGTCGGGGTGTCGGGTTGGTGATTACTCCCTCCAGCAAAGTCCCGTACTTGGCTCCACGGTGTAGTCACGTGACAAGTCCGGGGTGACGGGCGGACGCACGAAGGTTCTCTTTCCCCGCCATCCGCGCTAACGCAGCGCCATGAATTCCCTTCTTCTAGTCATGGCCGGCGGCGCGATCGGTTCGGGCGCGCGTTTTCTCACCGGGCGCGCGACGCTCGCCTGGTTCGGGCCGTCCTATCCGTGGGGCACGCTTGCGGTGAATTTGATCGGCGGGTTCCTGATGGGCGCGCTGGTTGGCGCGCTCGCGCGTGCATCGGGGATAGGAGGGGCCGTATCGGGTGAGAATTGGCGGCTGCTGCTTGCGGTCGGCGTGCTTGGCGGGTTCACCACGTTCTCGGCCTTTTCGCTCGACACGGTGCTGATGCTTCAGCGCGGCGAGCTGTCGATGGCCATTATCTATGTGCTGGCGTCGGTGATCGGATCGATCGCCGCATTGTTCGCCGGCCTCGCACTGACAAGAGTAGTAGCATGAGCGATTCCCCGAAAGCCCCGAAGCCCGCCAAGGGCGGAGAGGATAATGTCCGCCAGTTCAATGTCGGTCTCGACGATGACGGCATCCGGCTCGATCGCTGGTTCAAGCGACATTTGCCCGACACCAGCTTCACCACCGTCGCCAAATGGGCGCGCACCGGGCAATTGCGCATCGATGGCGCGCGCGCGACGCCGGGCGATCGCATCGCCACCGGCCAGACGATCCGCGTACCGCCGGCCGAACCGGTGCGCGAGGATGCGCCGAAGAAGCGCGAGCGCCCGCCGCTGAGCGACGAACAGACCGACTATATCCGCGAGATGGTGATCCACCGCGACAAGCAGGCGATCGTGCTCAACAAGCCGCCCGGCCTCGCCACGCAGGGCGGGACCAAGACGCACGAGCATGTCGATGGCCTGCTCGACGGGCTGCAGTTCGATGGCGAGAGCCGGCCCAAGCTGGTCCATCGGCTCGACAAGGATACGTCGGGCGCCTTGCTGATCGCGCGCACCACGCGCGCGGCGGCGTTCTTCGCCAAATCCTTCTCCTCGCGCAGCGCCAAGAAGGTCTATTGGGCGCTGGTCGTCGGCGTGCCGGCGATCGATGACGGCATGATCGAACTGCCGATCGCCAAGCAACCAGGCAGCGGCGGCGAGAAGATGCATGTCGACGAAGCCGAAGGCAGCCCGGCGCGCACCCGCTACCGGGTGATCGAGCATGCCGGCAACAACACCGCCTGGCTCGAGCTGATTCCCTATACCGGGCGCACGCACCAGCTTCGCGTGCATCTTTCGGCGATCGGCCATCCGATCGTCGGCGACGGCAAATATGGCGGACAGGCCGCGTTCCTGACCGGCGCGATCAGTCGGAAGATGCATCTCCATTCGCGGCGCATCAAGATCGACCATCCCGATGGCGGCGAGATCGAAATCCAGGCCGAGCTGCCGGCGCATTTCGCCGAGAGCTTGAAACATCTCGGGTTCGACGAGATGCTTGGCAACATGATGCCGCTCGACACGCCGCCACCGCCGAGCAAGGCGGTGAAGAAACAACAGGCGAAGCAGCACGCCAAGAATATGCGCAAGGATCGCAAGGGTGAACGGCGGCGGCGCGGCGAGCGCAGCGAGGCCCCCGCCCGCCCCGCGCGTCCGACGCGACCCGCGCGCTGAGCCCGGTAACCAATGCATCCCAATCCCGTATTCCGCCCCGGCGATGAGGCCGGGATGCTCGACTGGGCGGTCGGGATTGGCTTCGCGCATATCTTTGTGACCACGCCGGACCTGCCACTGGTGGTTCACGCGCCGGTCGTCACGGTCGGTGAGCGGCGGCTGCGCTTCCATGTCGCACGCGCCAATCGCGCGACGCCGCATCTCGATGGTGCGCGCGTGCTGCTCAGCATTGCCGGCGCGCAAGGGTATATCACGCCCAACTGGTACGTCGCGCCCGGACAGCAGGTGCCGACATGGGATTATACGGCGGTCGAGATCGACGGCGTGGCGCGTGCGTGCGACGATGACGCGCTGGTCGAACAGCTTGACCGGCTCGCCGCAATCCATGAGCCGCGCGTGATTCCGGAGAACCCGTGGACGCGCGCGAAGATGGATGAGGATCGCTTTCGCGCGATGCTGCGTGCGATCATCGCCTTCGA
This portion of the Sphingomonas sp. So64.6b genome encodes:
- a CDS encoding RluA family pseudouridine synthase — translated: MSDSPKAPKPAKGGEDNVRQFNVGLDDDGIRLDRWFKRHLPDTSFTTVAKWARTGQLRIDGARATPGDRIATGQTIRVPPAEPVREDAPKKRERPPLSDEQTDYIREMVIHRDKQAIVLNKPPGLATQGGTKTHEHVDGLLDGLQFDGESRPKLVHRLDKDTSGALLIARTTRAAAFFAKSFSSRSAKKVYWALVVGVPAIDDGMIELPIAKQPGSGGEKMHVDEAEGSPARTRYRVIEHAGNNTAWLELIPYTGRTHQLRVHLSAIGHPIVGDGKYGGQAAFLTGAISRKMHLHSRRIKIDHPDGGEIEIQAELPAHFAESLKHLGFDEMLGNMMPLDTPPPPSKAVKKQQAKQHAKNMRKDRKGERRRRGERSEAPARPARPTRPAR
- the crcB gene encoding fluoride efflux transporter CrcB encodes the protein MNSLLLVMAGGAIGSGARFLTGRATLAWFGPSYPWGTLAVNLIGGFLMGALVGALARASGIGGAVSGENWRLLLAVGVLGGFTTFSAFSLDTVLMLQRGELSMAIIYVLASVIGSIAALFAGLALTRVVA
- a CDS encoding FMN-binding negative transcriptional regulator produces the protein MHPNPVFRPGDEAGMLDWAVGIGFAHIFVTTPDLPLVVHAPVVTVGERRLRFHVARANRATPHLDGARVLLSIAGAQGYITPNWYVAPGQQVPTWDYTAVEIDGVARACDDDALVEQLDRLAAIHEPRVIPENPWTRAKMDEDRFRAMLRAIIAFEVEIDGIRGTRKLSQNKSAADRAGVVAGLMRSGHADLAREIPQ